The following proteins come from a genomic window of Pelagicoccus albus:
- a CDS encoding sigma-70 family RNA polymerase sigma factor, which produces MSTKAQEVALDKALVARFKAGDESAFEEMVSRYWDRIYAMVHKLLRNTQDAEEVTQDAFIRAHRGLENFRGDSSFSTWLYQIATNLARNRYWYWWRRKRDKSVSFDQPIAAESSTTLAEVFPAEVESPEDITITNEFKDRVAAAMDLLNEKHREALVLRNVRNLTYEEIADELQISIGTVKSRIARARESLREKMGNELL; this is translated from the coding sequence ATGTCAACTAAAGCTCAAGAAGTCGCCCTAGACAAAGCGCTGGTAGCGCGCTTCAAGGCCGGAGATGAATCCGCCTTCGAAGAAATGGTTTCACGATACTGGGATCGCATCTACGCGATGGTGCACAAGCTTCTCCGCAACACCCAAGATGCGGAGGAGGTAACTCAAGATGCTTTCATCCGCGCTCACCGTGGTTTGGAGAATTTCCGCGGCGATTCCAGTTTTTCAACCTGGCTCTATCAGATTGCGACCAATTTGGCTCGCAATCGCTACTGGTACTGGTGGCGCCGCAAGCGTGACAAATCGGTCTCTTTCGATCAGCCAATCGCTGCTGAGTCCTCCACAACGCTAGCTGAAGTTTTTCCTGCGGAGGTGGAATCTCCTGAGGACATCACCATCACCAATGAATTTAAAGATCGGGTTGCCGCGGCGATGGATCTTTTGAACGAAAAGCATCGCGAAGCTTTGGTCCTTCGCAACGTACGAAACCTCACTTATGAGGAGATCGCCGACGAACTGCAAATCAGCATCGGCACCGTC
- a CDS encoding glycoside hydrolase family 43 protein encodes MINSPKLFARLALAACLAAANFLQAEKLSTWTADNGNGTFTNPLFYDEFSDPDMIRVGDDYYLTGTTMHSMPGLPILHSRDLVNWQLLTYAFEKLDLGPNFRLEDGEIYGQGIWAPCLRYHDGIFYIFTNINGEKTQILSATDPAGPWQREQMKVSLHDLSVLFDDDGKAYAIWGYNEIRMVELTDDLLDIVPGSERIIIPAGSGIGEGVHFYKIDGQYIITSSNYSPMLYMACARASQIDGPYEVTTISARETLGKSNGWRLEGWGRGGPEIELIPPAPESGSTISLHQGGLVDTPSGQWWGFSMIDYNSVGRLTCLSPVTWQDDWPYFGLPGNLTRTPRTWVKPETEYPVDEPHAPYQRSDEFESELANVWQWSHVPNDQKWSLSERAGFLRLHSTPAESYWTARNTLTQRAVGPISIATTHLDLSGLKPGDRAGLALANFPYARLAAGRDESGFWIERYDQISESYLREAIDSNTVSLRVECDFDTEQAQFSYSVNGQEYTKIGEPFTMVFQLKTFQGIRYSLFNFNQSGSDGGYADFDSFELEEPVATAKWREIPVGKKIKLISKADGATLVSWNGFLRPMSPDSDLAKSEAAHLTVVDRGQGRIALKSSDGSFIRVTGVGATGDVRFVSEESGQASLFQWQDMLNKEIMLLSLHTNRYLNALPSGGELTSADSPGATPNRKGGSCFTWQLVE; translated from the coding sequence ATGATCAACTCTCCCAAACTCTTCGCCAGACTTGCCCTGGCAGCTTGTCTGGCCGCGGCCAACTTTCTTCAAGCGGAGAAACTCTCCACATGGACCGCCGACAACGGAAATGGCACCTTCACTAATCCCCTTTTCTACGACGAATTCTCCGATCCGGACATGATTCGCGTGGGTGATGACTATTACCTCACTGGAACCACCATGCACAGCATGCCGGGGCTTCCCATTCTGCATTCTAGAGATCTCGTTAACTGGCAGCTTTTGACCTACGCCTTCGAAAAGCTAGATCTTGGGCCAAATTTCCGACTGGAGGACGGCGAGATCTACGGCCAAGGCATCTGGGCTCCTTGCCTCCGTTACCACGACGGCATCTTTTACATCTTCACAAATATCAACGGGGAGAAAACCCAGATCCTTTCCGCCACCGATCCAGCTGGCCCATGGCAACGGGAACAGATGAAAGTGTCGCTCCACGACCTTTCCGTCCTATTCGATGACGATGGCAAAGCCTACGCGATCTGGGGCTACAACGAAATCCGCATGGTCGAGCTGACCGATGACTTACTAGATATCGTTCCCGGTTCCGAACGAATCATCATCCCAGCTGGTAGCGGGATCGGAGAAGGCGTGCACTTCTATAAGATTGATGGGCAATACATCATCACGAGCTCGAACTACAGCCCCATGCTCTACATGGCCTGCGCTCGAGCCTCGCAAATCGATGGCCCCTACGAAGTTACTACCATAAGCGCTCGGGAAACCTTGGGTAAATCAAACGGCTGGCGTCTCGAAGGATGGGGGCGAGGTGGACCCGAAATAGAACTCATCCCACCAGCACCGGAATCAGGAAGCACTATATCTCTCCACCAAGGAGGTTTGGTCGATACGCCAAGCGGGCAATGGTGGGGCTTCTCTATGATCGACTACAACTCCGTCGGTCGCCTCACCTGCTTATCTCCCGTGACATGGCAGGATGACTGGCCCTATTTCGGGCTTCCGGGCAACTTGACTCGTACGCCTCGCACTTGGGTGAAACCAGAAACTGAATACCCAGTCGATGAGCCCCACGCGCCCTATCAACGAAGCGACGAGTTTGAGAGCGAACTCGCCAATGTCTGGCAGTGGAGCCACGTGCCGAACGACCAAAAGTGGTCGCTCTCCGAACGGGCAGGGTTTCTTCGTCTTCACTCGACGCCAGCAGAATCTTACTGGACCGCTCGCAATACTCTCACCCAAAGAGCGGTTGGGCCAATATCCATTGCGACTACCCACTTGGATCTTTCGGGGTTGAAACCTGGCGACCGAGCCGGACTGGCTCTGGCCAACTTCCCCTACGCTCGATTGGCCGCCGGCCGTGACGAAAGCGGATTCTGGATAGAGAGATATGACCAAATATCAGAAAGCTACCTTCGCGAAGCGATCGATTCCAACACGGTTAGCTTGCGAGTCGAATGCGATTTCGACACCGAGCAAGCTCAGTTCAGCTACAGCGTAAATGGACAGGAATACACAAAGATCGGTGAGCCGTTTACCATGGTCTTCCAACTCAAGACCTTCCAGGGAATCCGGTATTCGCTATTCAACTTCAATCAATCCGGATCCGATGGAGGTTACGCGGATTTCGATTCTTTCGAGCTCGAAGAACCGGTTGCGACTGCCAAATGGCGAGAAATCCCTGTAGGCAAAAAGATCAAGCTCATCAGCAAGGCCGACGGAGCGACACTTGTCTCATGGAACGGCTTTCTTCGCCCAATGTCTCCAGACTCGGACCTAGCTAAATCGGAAGCGGCTCACCTTACAGTGGTAGATCGAGGTCAAGGTCGGATAGCGCTAAAATCATCGGACGGATCCTTTATTCGAGTAACCGGAGTTGGAGCCACGGGCGATGTCCGTTTCGTATCCGAAGAGTCGGGACAGGCCTCACTTTTCCAATGGCAAGATATGCTCAACAAGGAAATCATGCTCCTATCCCTGCATACCAATCGCTACTTGAACGCCTTGCCAAGTGGAGGCGAACTCACCTCAGCGGACTCTCCCGGGGCAACGCCTAATAGAAAAGGCGGAAGCTGTTTCACTTGGCAGCTTGTAGAGTAA
- a CDS encoding glycerophosphodiester phosphodiesterase gives MAASVSERVRIVAHRGASAYAPENTLPSFELAWEMGADAIEGDFQLTVDGHVVCVHDYSIERYTGIDRRVVEMTLSELRALDFGSWKGGEWIGVSIATLEEVLSIVPSGKMLYLEIKSGPEIVPELLKQVAKARIKAEQLVFISFDQAVVTRLKREAPELVVNWLVSLESNDGVISPAPKELLQVLKLTGADGIGVEAIPDISAEFVAAIRGGGWAFHVWTVDQVALARKLAQFGSKSITTNKPDLILRALRRD, from the coding sequence ATGGCTGCTTCCGTTTCAGAGAGGGTTCGAATCGTGGCTCACAGAGGGGCGTCTGCTTATGCGCCTGAGAATACGCTGCCTTCCTTCGAATTAGCTTGGGAAATGGGGGCCGACGCGATCGAAGGTGATTTTCAACTGACTGTAGATGGACATGTCGTATGTGTGCACGATTACTCAATCGAAAGGTACACAGGTATAGACCGTCGTGTGGTTGAAATGACGCTTTCCGAACTGAGGGCGCTGGACTTCGGGTCCTGGAAGGGAGGCGAATGGATTGGAGTATCGATTGCGACCCTTGAGGAAGTCCTCTCTATCGTTCCTTCCGGGAAGATGCTCTATTTGGAAATTAAATCCGGTCCAGAAATTGTTCCGGAGTTGCTGAAACAAGTAGCGAAGGCCCGTATTAAAGCGGAGCAGCTTGTTTTCATCTCTTTTGATCAAGCGGTGGTGACACGGCTGAAGCGAGAAGCTCCCGAGCTGGTGGTTAATTGGCTCGTGTCATTGGAATCCAACGACGGTGTCATTTCACCTGCGCCAAAAGAGCTCTTGCAGGTTTTGAAGCTGACAGGGGCAGATGGTATCGGAGTTGAGGCCATTCCAGATATCAGTGCTGAATTCGTTGCAGCCATTAGAGGAGGTGGTTGGGCGTTCCATGTCTGGACAGTGGACCAAGTGGCTTTGGCGCGAAAGTTAGCTCAGTTCGGTTCCAAATCGATCACTACCAATAAACCAGACCTTATCCTACGTGCACTCAGACGTGACTGA
- a CDS encoding PP2C family protein-serine/threonine phosphatase, translating to MNEKLPINKSIRELGDARAGLLFRALLEQTQDQVYFKDLNSKFVWVSDVMLSKYKLESMDDLLGKSDFDFFSREHAQKTFEEEQRLIRDDERLVNYVEKEIWPDGRITYVTSTKVPLRLDSGEIVGILGITRDITDEVKIQHQLEESRALLLKRNAIMEEDLQSARTVQRMTIPGLLPDVPFADVAVSITSLNEVCGDLVTFPLQNDRRMSLVLGDISGHGVTAGLFTMLAKHLADFYLKNESCGPDEALFVLDRHLEGLIPEGFLTAVAGVFYRKNEDELYVSLASSCQPPVLWYRSQTQEVEIVKMRGEGALGLGICDSFECRSLRLSRGDCLLFATDGATELENPDGVQLGVAKWAELFRGVGALDTEEIIRRLLTELERFSGGRFPQDDTTLLAVRIK from the coding sequence ATGAATGAAAAACTGCCTATCAACAAATCTATCCGCGAGCTCGGAGATGCCAGAGCAGGATTGCTTTTCAGAGCGCTCCTGGAGCAAACACAGGACCAAGTCTACTTCAAAGACTTAAACAGCAAGTTCGTTTGGGTAAGTGATGTAATGCTTTCCAAATACAAATTGGAATCTATGGATGACCTCCTTGGCAAAAGCGATTTTGATTTTTTCAGTAGGGAACATGCCCAGAAGACTTTTGAAGAGGAGCAGCGGTTAATACGAGATGACGAGCGGCTCGTTAACTACGTAGAAAAGGAAATATGGCCGGACGGACGAATTACTTATGTCACTTCAACCAAGGTGCCATTGCGTCTAGATTCGGGTGAAATCGTGGGTATCCTTGGGATAACAAGGGACATAACGGATGAGGTGAAAATTCAGCATCAGCTCGAGGAAAGCAGAGCCTTGTTACTAAAAAGAAACGCGATAATGGAGGAAGATCTCCAGAGTGCTCGAACAGTACAACGAATGACAATCCCAGGCTTATTGCCTGACGTCCCTTTTGCAGATGTCGCTGTTTCCATTACAAGCTTAAACGAAGTTTGCGGAGATCTTGTGACTTTTCCGCTGCAAAACGACAGGCGGATGTCATTGGTTCTTGGAGACATCAGTGGGCATGGAGTCACCGCAGGGCTTTTCACAATGCTGGCAAAACACCTGGCGGATTTCTATTTGAAAAATGAATCTTGTGGTCCTGATGAAGCGTTATTCGTTCTTGATAGGCATCTAGAGGGGCTCATACCGGAGGGGTTTTTAACCGCGGTGGCTGGCGTCTTTTATAGGAAAAATGAAGACGAGCTGTACGTTTCCTTGGCGAGTTCCTGCCAACCTCCTGTTTTATGGTACCGTAGCCAAACGCAAGAGGTTGAGATTGTGAAAATGAGGGGAGAAGGAGCACTAGGCTTAGGGATATGCGACAGCTTCGAATGCCGCTCGTTGCGTTTGTCGAGAGGAGATTGTCTGCTTTTTGCTACCGATGGCGCAACTGAGCTGGAAAACCCCGATGGCGTCCAGTTGGGGGTGGCAAAATGGGCTGAGCTTTTTAGAGGCGTAGGAGCCTTGGACACCGAAGAAATAATTCGTCGTCTCTTGACGGAACTCGAACGTTTTTCTGGCGGACGTTTCCCTCAAGATGACACGACATTGCTCGCCGTTAGAATCAAATAG
- a CDS encoding SDR family oxidoreductase: protein MSTLKSSLEGKIAAVTGGASGIGLASVKGMLGAGAQVVVIDRDESALARVRDEFGDQVTTLAIDLLDTKCCSSLVPRILEEVGHIDIFHANAGLYLGGDLVEASSEAIDRMLHLNVNVVMKNVRDVLPHMIERKGGDILVTSSLAAHYPTPWEPVYASSKWAINCFVQVVRRQNFKHGIRVGSISPGPVRTNLVSDWPEDKLREAIDSGSLIDPKEIGDTILFMLTRPPQVTIRDVVLMPTNFDL from the coding sequence ATGAGCACTCTAAAATCAAGTCTGGAAGGGAAGATCGCGGCGGTGACAGGCGGGGCATCGGGCATCGGGCTTGCGAGCGTAAAGGGAATGCTTGGCGCGGGAGCTCAGGTTGTCGTGATTGACCGAGACGAGAGCGCTCTGGCGAGAGTCAGGGATGAGTTTGGCGACCAAGTCACGACCTTGGCGATTGATCTACTGGATACGAAATGTTGCTCGAGCCTAGTGCCTCGTATTTTGGAGGAAGTTGGCCACATCGATATATTTCATGCCAATGCTGGGCTCTATTTAGGTGGGGATCTTGTGGAGGCCAGTAGCGAGGCGATCGATAGAATGCTGCACCTGAATGTGAACGTTGTTATGAAGAACGTTCGAGATGTCTTGCCCCATATGATTGAACGCAAAGGGGGAGATATTCTGGTAACGAGTTCTCTAGCGGCTCACTACCCAACTCCATGGGAGCCAGTCTATGCATCCTCTAAATGGGCCATCAATTGTTTCGTTCAGGTGGTTCGCCGTCAAAATTTCAAACATGGAATTCGTGTCGGCTCGATTTCTCCCGGGCCGGTGCGTACCAATTTGGTTTCCGATTGGCCCGAAGATAAGCTCCGGGAGGCTATCGATTCTGGGAGCCTCATCGACCCCAAGGAGATAGGGGACACAATTTTATTTATGCTCACCCGGCCACCCCAGGTTACGATTCGAGATGTCGTATTAATGCCGACCAATTTCGATTTATAA
- a CDS encoding mannitol dehydrogenase family protein, protein MNIKLNSANVGNLASNIEVPAYDRQAVTPSIMHVGVGGFHRAHQAVYTDDLLKQGGDSSWGFCGVGLLEHDKRMHEVMKAQDCLYTLVERSSEGDTARVVGSIVDFVFAPDNREKVLEQMASPDTRIVSMTITEGGYYFGSDGELNVGHPDLQRDLENPGQPRCSFGFLLEALNRRRLRGLAPFTIMSCDNVQGNGNIAKKMLSAYAELRDPVLRNWMDENCLFPNSMVDRITPATTSELRDLVGAQFGIDDGWPVMTEPFKQWVIEDHFVQGRPKWENVGAQMTNDVLPYELMKLRLLNGTHQALCYPGMLLGKELVHEAMENADIRLLCRKMMDEEATPTLSPVPGIDLDEYKDSVIERFANPAIRDQLSRIGIYGSSGLPTFVLPSIVEQLKRGGSIKYLCFVIASWFRYLNGADESGKAMPMLDPMAEKLRERAQEAGPDARPLLAMREVFSEELASEPIFVDTVCAQLKGLYENGTAAALKECIA, encoded by the coding sequence ATGAACATCAAACTTAATAGCGCAAACGTCGGCAATTTAGCTTCGAATATCGAGGTGCCTGCTTACGATAGGCAAGCGGTAACGCCGTCAATAATGCACGTCGGTGTAGGCGGATTTCATCGGGCTCATCAAGCCGTTTACACTGACGATCTCCTCAAGCAGGGTGGTGATTCGTCCTGGGGCTTTTGTGGCGTAGGGCTGTTGGAGCACGACAAGCGTATGCATGAGGTGATGAAGGCTCAAGATTGTCTCTATACCTTGGTTGAAAGGAGCTCCGAAGGCGATACGGCTCGTGTCGTGGGGTCGATTGTCGATTTCGTTTTTGCTCCAGATAATCGAGAGAAAGTCCTAGAGCAAATGGCATCGCCGGATACGCGGATTGTCTCCATGACGATTACTGAAGGCGGCTACTATTTTGGATCTGACGGAGAGTTGAATGTGGGGCACCCGGACCTCCAGCGAGACCTTGAGAATCCCGGTCAGCCTAGGTGCTCGTTTGGGTTTCTTTTGGAAGCACTCAATCGTCGCCGTTTGCGAGGACTGGCTCCCTTTACCATCATGTCGTGTGACAATGTCCAAGGAAATGGCAACATTGCCAAGAAGATGCTTTCTGCTTATGCCGAGCTGAGAGATCCGGTTCTCAGGAATTGGATGGACGAAAATTGCCTGTTCCCAAATAGCATGGTAGATCGTATCACGCCAGCGACTACAAGCGAGTTACGGGATTTGGTTGGCGCTCAATTTGGTATCGATGATGGATGGCCCGTGATGACGGAACCGTTCAAGCAATGGGTGATTGAGGATCATTTCGTTCAGGGTCGTCCGAAGTGGGAAAACGTCGGAGCTCAGATGACCAACGACGTGTTGCCATATGAATTAATGAAGTTGCGACTTCTCAACGGCACGCACCAAGCCCTTTGCTACCCAGGCATGTTGTTGGGGAAAGAGCTTGTGCACGAGGCAATGGAAAACGCGGATATACGCCTCCTGTGCCGCAAGATGATGGATGAAGAAGCGACGCCGACACTATCGCCTGTTCCCGGCATTGACCTCGACGAGTACAAGGACTCCGTCATTGAGCGTTTTGCGAATCCGGCCATTCGCGACCAACTGTCCCGTATTGGGATCTATGGTTCTTCCGGACTGCCGACTTTTGTGCTGCCGTCCATTGTCGAGCAACTCAAGCGGGGCGGATCGATCAAGTATCTTTGTTTCGTGATCGCATCCTGGTTTCGCTACCTCAATGGAGCAGATGAATCAGGCAAGGCGATGCCTATGCTTGATCCTATGGCTGAAAAGCTGAGGGAACGTGCTCAAGAAGCTGGACCGGATGCTCGCCCTCTACTGGCGATGCGCGAAGTATTTAGCGAAGAGCTAGCTAGCGAGCCAATTTTCGTGGATACCGTCTGCGCCCAATTGAAGGGGCTTTACGAAAATGGAACCGCTGCTGCTCTGAAAGAGTGCATTGCTTAA
- a CDS encoding AAA family ATPase codes for MNTIIISRLLGSGAGLIASQLAQSLNYDFVDKEMLQVTMEQYGLTRFGKLYTSPPNIWDLANSKNLQVVSMLDDTMRALAHRKQTVVLARGGYNVLSNRSDVLKVRIQAPFAARVERVMEREGIQDKEQAEKLVAADDKARTKFVARFYHQNWEDASSFDLVINTDLIPTETSVAWISDASRLLEKRDQLIGSGSTESKEVDPLLLEAIEHALEGRV; via the coding sequence ATGAACACGATAATCATTTCAAGATTGCTAGGTAGTGGGGCTGGATTGATAGCCAGCCAATTAGCCCAATCCCTAAATTACGATTTTGTGGATAAGGAAATGCTTCAGGTAACTATGGAGCAGTATGGATTGACTCGTTTCGGCAAGCTATACACTTCGCCGCCAAATATCTGGGACTTGGCGAACTCCAAAAACCTTCAAGTCGTATCCATGTTGGATGATACGATGCGGGCTCTTGCTCATCGCAAGCAGACCGTGGTTTTGGCCCGCGGTGGGTACAACGTGCTTAGCAATCGTTCGGATGTACTCAAAGTTAGAATACAGGCACCGTTCGCTGCAAGGGTCGAAAGGGTAATGGAAAGGGAAGGGATTCAGGATAAGGAGCAGGCGGAAAAGCTTGTGGCGGCGGATGATAAAGCGCGAACGAAGTTTGTGGCACGCTTCTATCATCAAAATTGGGAAGATGCCAGTAGCTTCGATCTGGTCATAAATACAGATCTAATTCCCACTGAGACTTCGGTAGCTTGGATAAGTGATGCATCTCGATTACTCGAGAAAAGGGATCAGCTGATTGGTTCTGGATCAACCGAAAGCAAGGAAGTGGATCCGCTTCTTCTAGAGGCTATCGAGCACGCTTTGGAAGGGCGTGTCTAG
- a CDS encoding ABC transporter permease: MEYLDKLRNATNAVEFAKRNGIYIVLLLLVFFFSIASENFLVSNNLLNVARQVSMLGIASVGFAFVLLLGGIDLSVGSNITLVNIVGGWCMVNAGMHPALAIVLALSMATFIGFANGWIIANLNMPPLIVTLAMMIIVEGLAYLICEGLPIYGFPASFAVIGQGYVGPIPIPVIIMVVILSIGAFILNKTYFGRYFYAVGGNEEAAKLSGIKVKNVKYLVYSLSGFFAGLAGIVILSRTNSAQVLAGKGLEFDILTACVLGGVSVTGGFGRISNVVAGVLILGVLSNGLVLMNVTQFSQMVIKGAVLMIAVAFDCLQHRKAS; encoded by the coding sequence ATGGAATATTTAGATAAATTAAGAAACGCCACCAACGCGGTAGAATTTGCCAAGCGAAACGGGATTTACATCGTCCTTTTGTTGCTGGTCTTTTTCTTCTCTATCGCGTCAGAAAATTTCCTGGTTAGCAATAACCTGCTCAATGTAGCACGACAGGTTTCGATGCTCGGTATCGCATCGGTCGGTTTCGCATTCGTACTCCTTTTGGGAGGTATCGACCTTTCGGTTGGATCAAACATAACCTTGGTCAATATCGTTGGAGGTTGGTGCATGGTGAATGCTGGAATGCATCCGGCGCTGGCGATCGTTTTGGCCCTCTCGATGGCTACTTTCATCGGCTTTGCGAATGGCTGGATCATCGCAAATCTTAACATGCCGCCGCTGATCGTGACCTTGGCGATGATGATTATTGTAGAAGGTTTGGCCTACTTGATTTGTGAAGGTCTCCCGATTTATGGATTTCCCGCGTCGTTTGCCGTGATTGGGCAGGGCTATGTAGGCCCTATCCCAATACCGGTAATCATAATGGTGGTGATTTTAAGCATCGGAGCTTTTATCCTCAATAAGACGTATTTCGGCCGCTATTTCTATGCCGTAGGTGGAAACGAAGAGGCAGCCAAGCTCTCAGGAATCAAGGTCAAGAACGTCAAATACCTCGTGTATTCTCTATCTGGATTCTTTGCGGGACTCGCAGGTATCGTAATCCTCTCAAGAACAAACTCCGCTCAAGTCCTGGCCGGTAAGGGATTGGAGTTTGATATTCTTACAGCCTGTGTCCTCGGCGGAGTTAGTGTCACGGGTGGATTTGGAAGAATTTCGAACGTCGTTGCTGGTGTTCTCATTCTAGGTGTTCTGAGTAATGGTCTGGTTCTGATGAACGTGACTCAGTTCTCTCAGATGGTTATCAAGGGAGCTGTCCTGATGATCGCAGTCGCTTTCGACTGCCTCCAGCACCGCAAGGCAAGCTGA